The genomic segment ACGATCCAGCACTTCGTTCGACGCGCACAGCCAATCGAGGACGGCGGGGTCGGCGGCCGGCTCTACCGGCGTCACCAACCCGGCCGGAGCGCCAGTGACGATCGGCGGCGGGACGATCACTCCGGTACCGTCCGAGACGAGGTGGAGGGCCGCCTGCTCCGGACGCAGGACGCGCTCGACCGTTCGCACAAAGCGCTGGCCGAGCGGCTTCAGCTCGTGCAAATCCCGGATCTCTTCATTGAACTCTTCGACCGCGCGCAGGAGGTCGTACCGGCGCCGCTGAAAGAAGTGATCGATTTGCGGCTGAACGTGCTGGACGTAGAGGAACACCAGGCTGAAGAGCAGTACATGAACTGTCGTGAACTGCAGCGCGGAAAGCTGGCGCAGCCACGGGTCCGCCCACAGCAACCCCACCACCAACGGCACCACAATGAAAAACGACGTCAGGATCCAGACCGCGGTTTGGTGCACTGCGGTAGCGATGTCGAGGAGCTTATGGCGCACGATCGAGTAAGCGAAGAGCACCAGGAACAGGGTCACGAACAAGTGGCCCACGGGATACATGGAAATGCCGAAGCAGGGCAGGAAGTCGATCCCGGCCAGGTACGCGCCGCCGAAGGACGCCAGCAGCAACCCATAGCGCGTGCGCTCGGCGGCACTGCCGCAGGCCACTCGCGCTGCCACCACCTGATAGAAGGCCGCCGCGCTTTGCAGGACGAACATGCCAAGATAGGCCACCCCGATCGGCGGCGAGAGCTGGGCGTAATAGCCCCAGTAGAAACGCCGGACGCCGATGATGAGAGCCGCCGGGTGATCGACAGGGAGCCAAGCCAGCACGAGGAACAGCGCACTCAGCAAGTAGAAGGCAATCAGTGAGCGCCGCTCTGATTGCAGCCGGCCGACGTAGGCCAGTACGAACAGGTAGAAGTTCGCCCCCAGGGTGGTGACGCCCACGTACTTGTAGCGGCTCCACCCCAGCGCCACGGCGGGGTCAGTGGTCAGATCCAAGAAGACGTGCCCCGACTGCCAGACGGCCGCGCTGCCGGCAACGGCTGCAAACGCAAGGTGTACCGCGCCTCTTCGCTTGGTGAGGACGAACAACACCATCGCGAGCAGGAGCGTGCAGGCCACTCCGAACGGCAGAGCGTGCAGGTTCGGTGCATACGCCGCCGGATCGACCATGCGCAGGAGCGCGTTCATGACGTCATCTCACTGCTCCGGTGTGGAGTGCGGGAGCTTGCTCCCGCTTTGGCCGTAGGAAGCCGGCCGCCCCGTGCCCGGCACCGAAAAGCGGCGGCAAGCCGCCGCACCCCACAACAGTGCCTCTGTGCTATCACCGGCCTGCTTCTCCTCGGCCGCTGCTACTCGGGACGAACGAATCTGGCGCCGTGGAATCTTTGCGCCGGGCCGCAGCCATCGAGACCCGCGCGCACCTACGGTTCCGCCGGTGCATCCAGTGCATCCACCAGCTGCAATAGCGTCCGGGCGCCGTCGGCATGGGCGCCCTCGGGCTCCGCTTCGACCACCGCCTGGATTTGCTGTCTGGCGCTGGAATAGCGCAGCAACCAGACCTGGACCGCCGCCAGGTCCAGCCGCGTCCGAGCGTCTCCTGGCTGCAGCAATGCCGCCCGTTGCAGATGCTCTTCGGCCTCCTGCAGTTCGCCGCGTCTGCTCAGCAAGCGGCCCAATCCCGCGTGAGCTTGCGCGTTCGACCAGCTGGCTTCGAGTAACGAACGGTATGCCTGTTCCGCTTCCTTGAAATCGCCACGGGTCTCTTGCTCGTGGGCCAGGCTGAGTGTGGCCAATGCCTCCGGATCGGCGGCGGGAGCCTCCCGACGGCGCGCAAAAGCCG from the Deltaproteobacteria bacterium genome contains:
- a CDS encoding tetratricopeptide repeat protein, giving the protein MSLAGHSYAEKRDNRRMALLAGKTGGTVWLISAAAVIVAATLAAVHRWSLLVREAPATSPATVAVAQPASRQLEARPPSLPQGEADGADAVAPCSPTGEGPAAFARRREAPAADPEALATLSLAHEQETRGDFKEAEQAYRSLLEASWSNAQAHAGLGRLLSRRGELQEAEEHLQRAALLQPGDARTRLDLAAVQVWLLRYSSARQQIQAVVEAEPEGAHADGARTLLQLVDALDAPAEP